A genomic stretch from Marinicella rhabdoformis includes:
- a CDS encoding transposase, with amino-acid sequence MTRKRKPYKTFTKEFKLEAIRMMDESDRPSSEIATQLGIRRNQLYKWKEQLETKGDKAFTGKKGRPLKENQSETSKLREENKRLREEVEILKKAAVYFAKELK; translated from the coding sequence ATGACAAGAAAAAGAAAACCATATAAAACTTTCACCAAAGAGTTCAAACTCGAAGCCATTCGAATGATGGATGAATCAGATCGTCCATCATCGGAAATAGCCACACAGCTTGGCATCAGACGTAATCAGCTATACAAGTGGAAAGAACAATTAGAAACCAAAGGAGATAAGGCCTTTACAGGTAAAAAAGGGCGACCACTAAAAGAAAACCAAAGTGAAACATCGAAGTTGCGCGAAGAAAATAAACGCCTTCGTGAGGAAGTTGAAATCTTAAAAAAGGCCGCCGTGTACTTTGCCAAAGAGCTCAAGTGA
- a CDS encoding IS3 family transposase codes for MKYTFIRAECKNHCVKTLCHVMGVSTSGYYDWFDRPLSQREQDNQRLLTKIRCFHKSSHSIYGSPRIQKDLIDDGEFVSRQRVARLMKAAGIQSKVAKKFVITTNSRSTIAPSPDRLKRNFKAVEKNKAWVSDTTFIRTRQGWLYLAVMIDLYSRQVIGWSMYDRNNTKLVVDTLDMAIWRRNKVKGAIVHSDQGSTYASGDYQKMLNENKLLPSMSRKGECHDNAVAESFFGSLKNELVEHEDYRTRAEA; via the coding sequence GTGAAGTACACGTTTATCCGAGCTGAATGCAAAAATCACTGTGTGAAAACGCTCTGTCATGTTATGGGAGTTTCGACCAGTGGTTATTATGATTGGTTTGATAGGCCTCTGAGTCAACGAGAACAAGACAATCAAAGATTACTGACCAAAATACGTTGTTTCCATAAATCCAGTCACAGTATATATGGTTCTCCACGCATTCAAAAAGACCTCATTGATGATGGCGAATTTGTTAGTCGTCAAAGGGTTGCTCGATTGATGAAAGCTGCGGGCATCCAGTCAAAAGTAGCCAAGAAGTTCGTTATCACGACGAACTCAAGGAGCACCATAGCACCTTCCCCTGATCGCCTAAAAAGGAACTTTAAGGCTGTTGAGAAAAATAAAGCATGGGTATCTGATACAACGTTCATCAGGACGCGTCAAGGCTGGCTTTATCTTGCCGTTATGATTGATTTATATTCAAGACAAGTGATTGGTTGGTCGATGTATGATCGCAATAACACCAAGCTGGTTGTCGACACGTTAGACATGGCTATATGGAGAAGAAATAAAGTTAAAGGAGCTATTGTGCATTCTGATCAAGGCAGCACCTATGCATCAGGAGATTATCAAAAAATGCTGAATGAGAATAAATTACTCCCTAGTATGAGCAGGAAAGGCGAATGCCATGATAACGCTGTGGCTGAAAGCTTCTTTGGCTCACTAAAAAATGAACTGGTTGAGCATGAAGATTATCGAACAAGAGCAGAAGCTTAA